aCAATGGAAACTATTTGATCAGTTTTGTGAGTCATATGCATGCATATGCATACTGAAAATTTAATCGAGATCCGTCAACGTGTATAAAAGTTATAAGCAATTGAAATTAGTGACAATCGTGACTAGTCGTGGATAATTTTCACTAATTTCAATTGCTTATAACTGTTAGACGCGTTGACATTTTCAACATGCATATACCTTACTTACATGTACAACatgtatgtttttaatttgcatTACAGGCCCAAAAGAAGCAATTATAAGAAGTGTCCTTCAGTATTTTTATCGCGACTGTGACAAACGTTTCGTTTTATTAAAACGAAAAAAGCACATCATCTAGTAGATTAATTGTTACAGCTCCTCAAAAAATCTCAAGTTGTTTAGTACAATTTTAAGAAGAGCATTATGTTTTAGAGAGTATCTGCATACTCATAGACGGAGGTGTATGTACATCACACGCATACCGAATGTCTCGAAAATCACGATAGAAACAGGAAGGAGGCAATTTCTCGTGCAAAAGTGAGTTCGAAGTgtaggatgacaatctctcATTCAAGAGTGCGCTCTCAGGGAAACTGACTACGAAGCTCCGTCAAGCACGTGTGCATCTGAACAGGTAAAAGGGGAGTCGGTTGAACGGCGTTCCTCGCATTCAATGTCATGACTTGCAGCACTGAATTGTGACCAAAAAATTGCCGATATTTGAAGCTTCTACAGGGTGGTTctctcgctacgctacccGAAATGAAGTGCTGCCACAATAGaatgtacagggtgatcctctcgcagCCGGACACAAAGAAATTGACGACAATGAACCCCTTGACCTCACCATGAAGACACACAGAGTCGTCTCGGACCGGGTGAGTCTCCACTGGTACGTGATAATGCGGACCTCTTtatggtgcggtcaaggggtTCATTGTCGCCAGTGTTCCTTTGTATCTGGCTGCGAGCGGATCACCCTGTAGAAGTCTACATTccatttctgtcatcgcttactTGTCGGAGGTGGTCCCTGCAGCGAAGACGGctgtgtgcgtgaaaatgtgtTCAGCCTCGTACTCACTACAGCATTCGTGCTCCGCAAGCATTCGTTCGGGCAAAAATGCTCAACTGAGTACGAGGCTTTAAGgaaatattctgttttccgCACCGTTTAAGTGGGACACTTCGCTGTAGGGGTCAACTAAAcgatgacagaaatgggaTGTCGACTTCTACATTCTGTTGTGGCGGCACTTCTTTTCAggtagcgtagcgagaggatcaccctgtactGTTGTCTGCTACAagccatatttctttttatgtttACAAATAGAAATGTTGTTACagatatacaaaaatttctttcataaatttgaaaattgggGTGTCCCCCTTGAAATGATCCATACAAAATTACTGTACGTTTTTTACTTCAGATTGAATGAACAATGTGTCGTCAACATTACAATAATCCTAAGTACATCAGGAAGAAATTGCATGGCAGTCTTATACCTGGTGTGTGTTGTGCGTTTTTAAAAACGTGTATTACCACCCTGCTGCCTTATTACTTATAGGCTTGTGAGAGTTCTTTTGACACTCCTCAATGTACGGCCTAGCGGCCTAGAGTATCCCATACGGGATTTACTGATGGGTGGTAAATATATGGTATCCGACCATGCTAAACGAGGACTGTATTCTCGTTATTGTAATTCTTGGTTATTGTAATGTCAATTGTAAGAAATGGTATAAAACAGTATAAAATAGTAACGTTTCAAGGATCATCTCAAGAGGGATATCCAATCCTCAAattcatggcaaatttaacacgttgagtgcCACGCGAATTTATAAGGAAATCCTCGTCAGGCCACACGCGCTGCTTAGAAGTGTGCTGGTATTGTGGTATAGCAATGCCAAGCGCACTTCTAAAATTGAAACTTACAATGTGCAAGAATTAACACTTAAACGACCGCTCACGAGATTTCTCGTGTTTCAATGCTGAGATGTCGGTCATTTAAGTGTTAAAACAAtgtcctttttttaattttatatcgtATTTTACACTGTCAGTCACCGATGACATATGTGgcactcaacgtgttaatgttgaaataaatttttgtatgtcTGTAGCgacatttctatttttaactcGTTCGCTACCAGCCGTCacatatgttgtaaaatttatcatacaaaataatatatataatatataaatgtacttcactttacaaaattgtatttatttactttttgtaTTCCAACTCTATTCATTTCCTTCTAATTTGATATGTCACACATACATATGTGACGCATGGGCTACAAGGGATAGTTTTTATATAGCCCAACGACACATGTGCGCCAGTTTCGAAGAatctttcttttacttttttagaatGTTGTTAATATAAATACTATTTATATAAAGTCTGTTCTTCTAAACGTCATGGGACATATTTCCCATTAGACTCTGGTAGCGAACGAGTTAATGGGTTATACATAGTCAGGAAGCTGAAAAAAagcgatttttcaaatattttttttggaaagacgtttgcatttattttaatgaatctttttatattcaattaaGTTGATCTTCACGTATACACTCAATCTGAAATCACAAAGCAATTAAGATTTAGTTTATATAAGGTGAAATCTTGTCTTTAATGGAAGGTTTATAAgcaatttaaaacattttttttttcaaaaatgacaTTTTGTTTTGAACAGCCGCCATTTTGTTCAAACGTGATCTTTTTctgattctttttattaaagaTAAGATTTTACCTTATATTATCTAAATCTTCATTGCTTGTTGATTTCAGATGATCCACTCCAGAGATATATTGTTCACCACAAGACGCCTTTTTTTAGAGGTGCTCTTGGAGATCGGCCCTAGCAGCTCGACAAATCAATATTTCACAAAAAAAAAGTGTATACGTGACGATTCACTTAATTCAATGTAATCGCTTTTTTTTCAGCTTCCTGACTATGTATAACCCCTTAAGGGGTAACACCGCTTTGATCGCTtcaattaacacgttcgcgacGGGATGATCTGCCGGTGGTACAATCTTGTTTGTCCCATGGGATGGGATGATCCACCGGTGGTACATTCTTGTCTATCCCATGGGATCAGATGAGCCACCGGTGGTACATTAACTATTGTCGCGTCATAGCATTGAAATAACTGATTactgtaattaacaaatttatttacatcTCGCCCCACGGCAGGGACACGAAATTCAGGCCCCgtcgcgaacgtgttaatgCAGAAGGATTACTTTATGAGCCGCCATTTCttatataacaaaaaaaaactttctatttcaatattgcatttcttaaccctttcggtacGAGCGCTCTGTCCGCGATCAGTCCCATTTTGTATGAAGATTTTCATACATCAAGATTTTCAACATAAAACAATGTTTCTTCTAACAAGTATTGTTATATATAGTTACAGGCTATCACATGAATGCCGGATATATCCGGCGCAGGTACACACAGGTCATCAAATGGATGCCGGATATATCCGGCACTCgtaccgaaagggttaaaaaaaattctcgaAATAGCCTTAAATTTTGAAGCGGTCAAAGTGGTGTTACCTCTTCAATTTGAAAACATCGCAGAAAAAATGGCTTGTAGCAGACAAAAAAAAAGCTTAAAATATCGACAATAAGTTGGTCACAATTAATGCTGCAAGTTATGACATTGTTTACAAATGCGAGGAAAACTGTTCACCCGACTCCCTTTCCCGTTCAGGGGCACACGCGGTTGACGAAACTTCGTAGTCAATTTACCTGAGAGTGCAGTCAAGAATGAGGGATTGTCATTCCACACTTCTCACTCACTTCTGCACGAAAATTCGTCTCCATCCTGCTCGTATCGTGATTTTCATGACattttacatacatacatacattgcATTCTTCACACACACTGTATACATTACAAAATTCTGTATACATTGCACTCATCACACAAACTGTATACATTACAAAATTCTGTATACATTGCACTCATTACACACACTGTATACATTACAAAACACTGTATACATTGCATTCATTCCACGCGCTGTATACATTACAAAATACTGTATACATTACATACATTCCATACATTGCACACATTCCATACATAACTTACTTCCTACTTATATGAAGAGCTCGTGTTATAAGTGGATCCGAAGACGCAGGCTCCTCAGATCCATTTATAACACGATTTACTCTTCCTATATAATTCTTGACAACATATATGATACATTGATGTATCACATATGTTGTCAAAGAATTGCCATGTTCGGAGCAtgtcaatttaaaatccacaTGCTCCGAAATGCATAATGTAAGAGTCGCAATAAGGTTAGGAGTGTGCGCTATCTGTGGCATATTCCCGAGGCAAATAGACACTACCTGCGTTATTAAGGATCTGCACGCAGCACGCATCGATGAACCTTCAGAAACATTCATTTCAAAAACTAATGCCGAACAAAATTTGCAGGTGGTGTTCTTCTTCAGAACACCCCGTGAAACATACTGAACCACTGTCAATACAGTGGATTCAGCAGCTGCCGAAACgttgtaatttagaaaaatattggaaTTGTCGATCATCGATGCAGCTGGAGCAGgtgacaaatatttttttagactaattaaaaagtttgcGGATTCTTCAGATTCGCAGTTAGTATCCGCACTTACCAACTGCGAATAGGAATTTAACAGCAATGTCCTATAATACCCGTGAAAGGCAGTACACGTTGGATTAGTATTTCGCGTACCATACTGTCTAATCTGTCCGAAAAAGTTCTCTAAGGCATCTTGGTTAAAATTACGACCAATAAAGTGGGAAAATCCAAGATTGCCTAGAAGTGTTGttaaaactttaaaattttgtaGCGTTTTAATCCAATTGTGTACTACCAGTGGACGCTCTTTATCCGCAAACTTTCTTTTGATAAACGTCATGCTTCGAAAAACATTAATTCCTACATCCCAGATATTGGGTCTATCACAGTTCGTATCTACTACCGGAAGAGGACGACTACTGTTGACACTGTCGAAAATATCATTCATAAAATGAATGAATCGAGCAGTGTCAACACCTTCTAAAGACATTTCACGCGTACCGCACACACTCTTAACTTTATTGCGACTCATGAGTGTCATGACGGACCCAACCGATTGACTAAACACCTGCGCGCAATACTTAACCTTCATTTTCCTAATTTTATCTACTACTACATGCTTTGCAGTAAGCTTCTTCAGAACTCGGTCCTGAGAAGAAGCATTACTGctatcaataaaatataaatcttcCACGTGTGACCATTTAGCCACACGTGGAACATTATCCGCTAAATGGAACTGCAAATCTTTAGTCAAAAGATTGTTCCGCATGCACTTTAATAGGTGCGGAGGATCG
This region of Osmia bicornis bicornis chromosome 5, iOsmBic2.1, whole genome shotgun sequence genomic DNA includes:
- the LOC123987762 gene encoding ras guanine nucleotide exchange factor B-like yields the protein MKVKYCAQVFSQSVGSVMTLMSRNKVKSVCGTREMSLEGVDTARFIHFMNDIFDSVNSSRPLPVVDTNCDRPNIWDVGINVFRSMTFIKRKFADKERPLVVHNWIKTLQNFKVLTTLLGNLGFSHFIGRNFNQDALENFFGQIRQYVVATTNASSALAASSETTSTDAVVATAVATSAAALTRIQELRSQVQMMQLQIQQQHQHQHQQQQQDQQLLQQQQQQQLHQQC